A portion of the uncultured Bacteroides sp. genome contains these proteins:
- the yidC gene encoding membrane protein insertase YidC gives MDKNTITGLVLIGILLIGFSYLSRPSSEEEAALKRYNDSIAIVQQHEESLKAKTTAALANEKEEEVVLDSTSVFHNASKGQEEVTTIENDLLKVTITNKGGYVNSALLKKYKGQDKKPLILFAGDDAVMNFNFYNKKEALQTQNYFFEAVNRTDSSVTMRLAADSTSYIDFTYALHAGNYMMDCSIKATGMDNKLSSTTHYVDMEWSQRARQLERGFTYENRLSDLTYKYSGDDSNNLSASKDEEKTVAERLDWIGYKNQFFSSVVIADKDFDKNILKTKIEKEGSGYLKSYSSQMSTFFDPKGAEPTQLHFYFGPNHYKTLKAYDKGRNSNDKWELDNLVYLGWPVVRSINKWFTINIFDWLSSWGLSMGVVLLLMTIIVKVVVFPATWKTYLSSAKMRVLKPQIDVINQKYPKQEDAMKKQQEVMSLYSQYGVSPMGGCLPMLLQFPILMALFMFVPSAIELRQQSFLWADDLSTYDAIVTFPFHIPFMGNHLSLFCLLMTVTNILNTKFTMSQQDTGQQQMAAMKWMMYLMPLMFLFVLNDYPAGLNYYYFISTLISVITMIVLRKVTDEDKLLAQLEVKKAKPKKKTGFAARLENMQKEQQRMTSERSKNKK, from the coding sequence ATGGATAAAAACACCATAACAGGTCTGGTTTTAATTGGTATTTTGCTTATAGGTTTCAGTTATCTGAGCCGACCCAGTTCAGAGGAAGAAGCCGCATTGAAGCGATACAATGACTCTATTGCTATTGTTCAACAGCACGAAGAATCACTTAAAGCGAAAACTACAGCTGCTTTGGCCAATGAGAAAGAGGAAGAGGTAGTACTTGACTCAACTTCTGTCTTTCATAATGCAAGCAAGGGACAAGAAGAAGTGACCACTATCGAAAATGATTTGCTTAAAGTCACAATTACGAATAAGGGCGGGTACGTAAACTCGGCCTTACTAAAAAAGTATAAAGGGCAGGATAAAAAGCCGTTGATTCTTTTTGCTGGTGATGATGCAGTGATGAACTTCAATTTTTATAATAAAAAAGAAGCCCTCCAAACGCAAAATTATTTCTTTGAAGCAGTGAATCGTACGGATAGTAGCGTTACCATGCGATTGGCTGCTGATAGTACCAGCTACATTGACTTCACTTATGCGTTGCATGCAGGCAACTATATGATGGACTGCTCTATCAAAGCTACAGGCATGGACAACAAACTTTCGTCTACTACGCATTATGTAGATATGGAATGGTCTCAACGTGCTCGTCAATTGGAACGTGGATTTACATACGAGAATCGCTTATCGGACCTGACATACAAATATTCTGGTGACGATTCTAACAATCTCTCTGCCTCAAAAGATGAAGAAAAAACTGTCGCTGAACGCCTGGATTGGATTGGCTATAAAAACCAATTCTTTTCTTCTGTCGTTATTGCCGATAAAGACTTTGACAAAAACATATTAAAAACAAAGATCGAAAAAGAAGGTAGCGGCTATTTGAAAAGTTATTCATCTCAGATGAGTACCTTCTTTGATCCCAAAGGTGCTGAACCCACCCAACTGCATTTTTACTTCGGCCCGAATCATTATAAAACGTTGAAGGCTTATGATAAAGGTCGCAATAGTAATGATAAATGGGAGTTGGATAACTTAGTTTATTTAGGCTGGCCTGTTGTACGTTCTATAAACAAATGGTTCACGATTAATATCTTCGACTGGCTTTCCAGCTGGGGATTGAGCATGGGAGTCGTTCTCTTGTTAATGACGATCATTGTGAAGGTTGTTGTGTTCCCCGCTACTTGGAAGACTTACTTATCGTCCGCTAAGATGCGTGTATTGAAGCCTCAGATAGATGTTATCAACCAGAAATATCCAAAACAGGAGGATGCCATGAAGAAGCAACAGGAGGTGATGTCACTCTATAGCCAATATGGAGTAAGCCCTATGGGTGGTTGCCTACCAATGTTGCTGCAATTTCCTATTCTGATGGCTTTGTTCATGTTTGTGCCTAGTGCTATTGAACTGCGTCAACAGAGTTTCTTGTGGGCTGATGACCTTTCAACATACGATGCCATTGTGACGTTCCCGTTCCATATTCCATTTATGGGAAATCACCTAAGCTTATTCTGTTTACTGATGACAGTGACGAACATCTTGAATACAAAATTCACGATGTCTCAACAAGATACCGGACAGCAACAGATGGCAGCGATGAAATGGATGATGTATTTGATGCCGCTTATGTTCCTATTCGTTCTAAACGATTATCCTGCCGGTTTGAATTATTATTATTTTATCTCTACTTTGATTAGTGTAATCACCATGATTGTTCTTCGCAAAGTAACCGATGAAGATAAGTTGCTTGCTCAACTGGAAGTGAAAAAAGCAAAACCAAAGAAGAAAACAGGATTTGCAGCTCGCTTGGAGAATATGCAAAAAGAACAACAACGCATGACGAGCGAACGTTCGAAAAATAAAAAGTAA
- a CDS encoding CTP synthase yields the protein MGETKYIFVTGGVASSLGKGIISSSIGKLLQARGYNVTIQKFDPYINIDPGTLNPYEHGECYVTVDGHEADLDLGHYERFLGIQTTKANNITTGRIYKSVIDKERRGDYLGKTIQVIPHITDEIKRNVKLLGNKYKFDFVITEIGGTVGDIESLPYLESIRQLKWELGQNALCVHLTYVPFLAAAKELKTKPTQHSVKELQSLGVQPDVLVLRTEHDLSMNLRKKVALFCNVEESAVVQSIDASTIYEVPLLMQEQGLDETILRKMGLPIGDKPKLDSWKEFLNRRANATEEVTIALVGKYVELQDAYKSILESLSQASTYNDRKLKIEYVQSEQLTPENVEEKLAHTDGIVICPGFGSRGIEGKFVAAKFAREHNFPTFGICLGMQCIAIEFARNVLGYEGANSVEFDEKTKYNVIDIMEEQKAITNMGGTMRLGAFECIVNKNSKAYEAYKQEHIQERHRHRYEFNNDYRKQFEDNGMKCVGINPESDLVEIVEIPTLKWYLGTQFHPEYSSTVLHPHPLFVSFIKAAIDK from the coding sequence GTGGGAGAAACAAAGTATATTTTCGTCACCGGTGGTGTAGCTTCCTCTCTTGGAAAAGGCATTATCTCATCCTCCATCGGTAAATTGCTGCAAGCAAGAGGTTATAACGTAACCATCCAAAAATTTGACCCGTATATCAACATTGACCCGGGAACATTAAACCCTTATGAACACGGAGAATGTTATGTAACAGTTGACGGCCACGAAGCCGATCTCGACTTAGGTCACTACGAACGTTTTTTGGGAATTCAGACTACGAAAGCTAACAACATTACAACCGGACGCATTTATAAAAGTGTAATCGACAAAGAACGCAGAGGTGATTATTTGGGTAAAACTATTCAAGTAATACCTCATATTACAGATGAGATTAAACGAAATGTTAAGTTACTGGGCAACAAGTACAAATTCGATTTTGTCATTACAGAGATTGGCGGAACAGTAGGCGATATCGAATCATTGCCTTATCTGGAAAGTATCCGTCAGTTGAAGTGGGAACTGGGACAAAATGCGCTCTGTGTGCACCTTACGTATGTTCCTTTCTTGGCAGCAGCCAAAGAGCTGAAGACGAAACCGACACAACATTCTGTGAAAGAGTTGCAATCTCTCGGAGTTCAACCGGATGTCTTGGTCCTTCGTACGGAACACGATCTAAGTATGAACCTTCGCAAAAAAGTTGCGCTATTTTGTAATGTTGAAGAAAGTGCCGTCGTTCAATCGATTGATGCTTCTACCATATACGAAGTTCCATTGTTGATGCAAGAACAAGGGCTCGACGAAACGATTTTGAGAAAAATGGGACTACCTATCGGTGATAAGCCAAAATTAGATTCATGGAAAGAGTTCCTTAATAGACGGGCCAATGCCACAGAAGAAGTTACAATTGCTTTAGTGGGCAAGTATGTAGAATTACAGGATGCATACAAGTCAATACTTGAATCGCTTTCGCAAGCATCCACTTACAACGATAGAAAACTTAAAATAGAGTATGTTCAATCTGAACAACTAACCCCGGAAAACGTTGAAGAAAAGTTGGCCCATACAGACGGCATTGTTATTTGTCCGGGATTTGGTTCAAGAGGTATTGAAGGAAAATTCGTAGCGGCTAAATTTGCACGCGAACATAACTTCCCTACATTTGGTATTTGTTTAGGTATGCAATGCATCGCTATTGAATTTGCACGAAATGTGCTGGGATACGAAGGAGCTAACTCTGTTGAGTTTGATGAAAAAACTAAATACAACGTTATCGACATTATGGAAGAGCAAAAAGCGATAACCAACATGGGCGGTACTATGCGACTAGGAGCTTTCGAATGCATTGTTAATAAGAACTCCAAAGCATACGAAGCTTACAAGCAAGAACATATTCAAGAACGTCATCGCCACCGCTATGAGTTCAATAATGATTATCGCAAGCAGTTTGAAGACAATGGCATGAAATGTGTCGGCATAAACCCTGAGTCTGATTTAGTTGAGATTGTCGAAATACCGACTTTAAAATGGTATTTGGGCACACAGTTTCATCCGGAATACAGCAGTACAGTGCTACACCCGCATCCGCTTTTTGTATCCTTCATCAAAGCAGCAATCGATAAATAA
- a CDS encoding DUF3078 domain-containing protein, whose product MKNIYILLLFSIVFSSSVAAQRTYKTAKKGTIRSIDTTGRDTTHSLLYQHYFGQLDSLNNDTVSMRFIESDPDYYRLFVPIAYYYSPIRQASEMRWTFQMPSTLPDIGSGLLTYNESSFTKTERANRMVNNVLLKLYVTHPEVVTTTENSIMRRKVFREDIKVRMSSEAKVMKLFKPEGVKEDVGRAEMFIRKPNWWTTGGSGSLQITQNYISGNWYKGGESTNSVLGNLNLYTNYNDREKIQFENLLEAKFGFNTVPSDTVREYRINTDAIRLYSKLGIQAASKWYYTISGEFNTQFARNYKTNSNTVVSAFMAPANFILSIGMDYKLKTKKVNLSVFISPGTYNLRYVGSSDVDETNFGLDEGKSVLHDVGSKLQTTLSWTIMPSVVLDSRLYYFSNYKKVEAEWENTFNFVLNRYLSTKLFVHARFDDGSKPSEGSSYFQLKELLSFGINYTW is encoded by the coding sequence ATGAAGAATATTTATATACTTTTACTCTTCTCAATTGTTTTTTCTTCATCAGTTGCAGCACAACGCACTTATAAAACTGCTAAAAAAGGTACGATAAGAAGTATTGATACCACAGGAAGAGACACTACTCATAGTTTATTATATCAGCATTATTTCGGACAATTAGATTCATTAAACAATGATACTGTTTCGATGCGATTTATTGAATCAGATCCGGATTATTATAGATTGTTTGTTCCTATAGCTTATTATTATTCACCCATCAGACAGGCTTCAGAAATGAGGTGGACTTTTCAAATGCCGAGTACTTTGCCGGATATAGGGTCGGGGCTTCTTACTTATAATGAAAGTTCCTTTACTAAAACAGAACGTGCAAATCGTATGGTGAATAACGTTTTGCTAAAATTATATGTAACTCACCCTGAAGTTGTTACTACTACTGAGAATAGTATCATGAGAAGGAAAGTGTTTCGTGAAGATATAAAAGTGAGAATGTCTTCTGAAGCGAAAGTGATGAAACTCTTTAAACCGGAAGGGGTAAAGGAAGATGTTGGAAGAGCCGAGATGTTTATCCGTAAACCGAATTGGTGGACTACAGGCGGTAGCGGGTCTCTGCAAATAACTCAAAATTATATCTCTGGTAATTGGTATAAAGGTGGAGAAAGCACAAACTCTGTACTTGGAAATTTGAATTTGTACACCAATTACAATGATCGTGAAAAGATCCAGTTTGAAAATTTATTAGAAGCTAAGTTTGGGTTCAATACGGTCCCATCAGACACCGTACGTGAATATAGGATAAATACAGATGCCATACGCCTATATAGTAAATTAGGAATTCAAGCTGCCTCCAAATGGTATTATACTATTTCGGGAGAGTTTAACACACAGTTTGCTCGCAATTATAAAACGAATAGTAACACGGTAGTTTCAGCATTCATGGCTCCTGCTAACTTTATATTAAGTATTGGTATGGACTACAAGTTGAAAACAAAAAAAGTGAATCTTTCAGTCTTTATTTCTCCGGGGACTTATAATCTCCGCTATGTGGGTAGTAGTGATGTTGACGAAACAAATTTTGGTTTGGATGAAGGAAAGAGTGTATTGCATGATGTTGGTTCTAAGTTACAGACAACTCTTTCTTGGACTATAATGCCTTCGGTTGTACTTGATTCCAGACTTTACTATTTTAGTAACTATAAAAAAGTAGAAGCCGAATGGGAAAATACATTCAATTTTGTGCTTAATCGCTATCTCTCTACAAAACTTTTTGTACATGCGCGTTTTGACGATGGTTCTAAGCCTAGTGAGGGTTCCAGCTATTTCCAGCTTAAAGAATTGCTTAGCTTTGGCATAAACTATACTTGGTAA
- a CDS encoding SoxR reducing system RseC family protein, with product MVDTIKHQGIVENIIGTQVFVRIVQTTGCTSCSAKGYCSSSESKEKVIEITTSPETLFKLGDRVTVIGETSMGMMAVLWAFIIPFILLITSLFTLMFVTDGNELFSSLLSFAFLIPYYLILWMNKEKMKKIFSFTIKPIK from the coding sequence ATGGTAGATACGATCAAACATCAAGGTATTGTGGAAAACATAATTGGCACTCAAGTATTTGTGAGAATCGTTCAGACGACAGGCTGTACTTCGTGTAGTGCTAAAGGTTATTGTTCTTCTTCTGAGAGCAAGGAGAAGGTTATTGAAATTACGACTTCACCAGAGACTCTTTTTAAGCTTGGCGACAGAGTTACCGTAATCGGTGAAACTTCTATGGGGATGATGGCTGTACTTTGGGCTTTTATCATTCCGTTTATACTATTAATTACTTCTCTATTTACTCTCATGTTTGTAACGGATGGCAACGAGTTATTTTCTTCTTTGCTTTCCTTTGCTTTTCTGATACCTTATTATCTTATTTTATGGATGAATAAGGAAAAGATGAAAAAGATTTTTTCATTTACTATAAAACCAATAAAATAA
- a CDS encoding Fe-S cluster domain-containing protein, giving the protein MNLILMAVISLGAIALISAVILYVASKKFAVYEDPRIAKVSEVLPQANCGGCGYPGCSGFADACVKADSLDGKFCPVGGQPVMAEVASILGLNAEAAEPMIAVVRCNGTCEYRPHLNMYDGAKSCAIAASLYGGETGCSYGCLGCGDCVEVCPFDAIHMNSETGLPEVDEDKCTACNACVKACPKMLIELRAKGKKSRRVYVSCMNKDKGALTRKSCEVGCIGCSKCVKVCPFEAITVTNNLAYIDYDKCKSCRKCVEVCPQHTIIEVNFPPRKLKEEVLEMASIAEA; this is encoded by the coding sequence ATGAATTTGATTCTGATGGCAGTGATTTCATTGGGAGCTATTGCGCTTATTTCAGCCGTAATATTATATGTAGCTTCCAAGAAATTTGCTGTATATGAAGATCCGCGTATTGCTAAGGTGTCTGAGGTATTACCTCAAGCCAACTGCGGAGGTTGTGGCTATCCGGGATGCAGTGGCTTTGCTGATGCTTGTGTGAAAGCAGATTCGCTTGATGGTAAATTTTGTCCGGTAGGAGGGCAACCCGTAATGGCCGAGGTGGCGTCTATTCTTGGATTGAACGCTGAAGCTGCAGAACCAATGATTGCGGTGGTAAGATGTAACGGAACTTGCGAATACCGTCCTCATCTTAACATGTATGATGGTGCAAAGAGTTGCGCCATTGCTGCTTCTCTTTATGGTGGGGAAACCGGCTGTAGTTATGGTTGTTTAGGTTGTGGCGATTGCGTTGAAGTATGTCCGTTTGATGCTATTCACATGAATTCCGAGACTGGCTTACCTGAGGTCGATGAAGATAAATGTACCGCTTGCAATGCATGTGTTAAAGCTTGCCCGAAGATGCTTATTGAGCTTCGTGCCAAAGGCAAAAAATCACGCCGTGTTTATGTATCTTGCATGAATAAAGATAAAGGCGCACTTACACGTAAGTCATGCGAGGTAGGCTGCATAGGTTGTAGCAAGTGTGTGAAAGTTTGTCCTTTCGAAGCTATAACGGTGACCAACAATCTTGCTTACATTGACTATGACAAATGCAAATCGTGTCGCAAGTGCGTAGAAGTTTGCCCTCAACATACTATTATTGAAGTTAATTTCCCTCCTCGTAAACTCAAAGAAGAGGTACTGGAAATGGCTTCGATTGCTGAAGCATAA
- the rsxC gene encoding electron transport complex subunit RsxC, translating into MLKTFSIGGVHPHENKLSAHQPILTAAIPEKAVILLGQHIGAPAKPVVAKGDVVKVGTKIAEANGFVSAAIHSSVSGKVTKIDAIVDASGYAKPAIFIDVEGDEWEETINRTTALVRDCNFTAEEIVKKIAEAGIVGLGGACFPTQVKLCPPPAFKAECLVINAVECEPYLTADHQLMLEHAEEIMVGVCILMKAVKVNKAFIGIENNKQDAIQLMTKVASRYAGINVVPLKVKYPQGGEKQLIDAIISRQVGSGALPISTGAVVQNVGTAFAVYEAVQKNKPLLERVITVTGKSLAKPSNFLARIGTPMKQLIEACGGLPEDTGKIIGGGPMMGKALVNTDVPTAKGSSGILIMTNKESKRGEVRNCIRCSKCVSVCPMGLEPYLLGALAENIDFERMEKEKIMDCIECGSCQFTCPTNRPLLDYCRLGKSKVGTMIRARQAK; encoded by the coding sequence ATGTTGAAGACATTTTCAATTGGTGGAGTTCATCCGCACGAAAATAAACTTTCAGCGCATCAGCCTATTCTAACGGCAGCTATTCCTGAAAAGGCCGTTATCTTATTGGGACAACACATTGGGGCTCCGGCTAAACCCGTTGTCGCTAAAGGAGACGTTGTGAAGGTAGGAACAAAAATAGCCGAAGCAAACGGATTTGTTTCAGCTGCCATTCATTCTTCCGTAAGTGGAAAAGTGACTAAAATAGATGCGATTGTTGATGCGAGCGGTTATGCGAAACCGGCTATCTTCATTGACGTGGAAGGTGATGAGTGGGAAGAAACGATTAATCGCACAACGGCATTAGTAAGAGACTGCAACTTCACCGCTGAAGAGATTGTGAAGAAAATTGCAGAAGCAGGTATTGTTGGCCTTGGTGGAGCTTGTTTTCCTACACAAGTAAAGCTGTGCCCTCCTCCTGCATTTAAAGCCGAATGTTTGGTTATTAATGCTGTGGAGTGTGAACCTTATCTTACGGCAGACCACCAACTGATGTTGGAACATGCCGAAGAAATTATGGTGGGAGTGTGTATATTGATGAAAGCGGTAAAAGTAAATAAGGCGTTTATCGGTATTGAGAACAATAAACAGGATGCCATCCAACTAATGACTAAGGTTGCTTCACGCTATGCGGGGATTAACGTAGTGCCTTTGAAAGTGAAGTATCCGCAGGGAGGTGAGAAGCAGTTAATAGACGCTATCATTTCTCGTCAGGTAGGTAGTGGCGCGCTTCCTATCTCTACCGGAGCTGTTGTTCAAAATGTAGGAACTGCATTTGCAGTGTATGAAGCTGTACAAAAAAACAAACCTCTTCTGGAACGTGTGATAACTGTAACTGGTAAGTCACTAGCCAAACCATCCAATTTTTTAGCTCGTATCGGTACTCCTATGAAGCAGCTGATTGAAGCTTGTGGCGGATTACCCGAAGATACGGGAAAGATTATAGGCGGTGGCCCGATGATGGGTAAGGCACTTGTGAATACAGACGTGCCTACTGCCAAAGGTAGTTCGGGCATTTTGATTATGACGAACAAAGAATCTAAGCGTGGAGAAGTTCGTAATTGCATTCGCTGCTCAAAGTGCGTTAGTGTTTGCCCCATGGGTTTAGAACCCTATTTGCTTGGTGCATTGGCTGAAAATATAGATTTCGAGAGAATGGAAAAAGAAAAAATCATGGATTGTATTGAGTGTGGCTCTTGCCAATTCACTTGCCCCACAAACCGCCCTTTGCTCGATTATTGCCGTTTGGGCAAGTCGAAAGTAGGTACAATGATTCGTGCACGACAAGCTAAATAA
- a CDS encoding RnfABCDGE type electron transport complex subunit D, which translates to MENKLIISLSPHIHNGDSVEKNMYGVLIALVPAFIVSLIYFGLGALIVTVTSVIACLFFEWAIGKYIMKRENSTIYDGSAAITGVLLAFNLPSNLPVWIIILGALFAIGVSKMSFGGLGNNPFNPALAGRVFLLLSFPVQMTTWPKIGQLTSYIDAETAATPLSIMKGVIKGAPGFSLDQLPDAFNLFIGNNGGCLGEVSAAALLIGLIYMLMKRIITWHIPGSIFITVTVFSGIMYLVNPQIYVSPVTQLLSGGLMLGAIFMATDYVTSPMTNKGMLIYGVCIGLLTVIIRLFGAYPEGMSFAILIMNAFTPLINTYCKPKRFGEVAKKK; encoded by the coding sequence ATGGAAAATAAATTAATAATATCACTTTCTCCGCATATTCATAATGGAGACAGCGTCGAAAAGAACATGTATGGAGTGCTTATTGCACTTGTTCCTGCTTTCATTGTATCGCTGATTTACTTTGGGTTGGGTGCCCTCATTGTCACTGTTACTTCCGTTATTGCATGCTTGTTCTTTGAATGGGCCATTGGCAAATACATCATGAAGCGTGAAAACTCAACCATTTACGATGGATCGGCCGCCATTACAGGTGTTTTGTTGGCATTTAACTTACCATCGAATCTACCTGTTTGGATTATTATTCTCGGAGCTTTGTTTGCCATTGGAGTGAGTAAGATGTCGTTTGGCGGACTAGGTAACAACCCCTTTAATCCGGCTTTGGCGGGACGTGTTTTTTTGTTGCTCTCTTTTCCTGTTCAGATGACCACGTGGCCAAAAATTGGACAGTTGACTTCATACATTGATGCCGAAACAGCTGCTACGCCACTTTCTATAATGAAAGGAGTTATTAAAGGAGCACCAGGATTTTCACTTGATCAACTTCCCGATGCTTTTAATTTGTTTATCGGTAACAATGGAGGTTGTTTAGGTGAAGTAAGTGCGGCCGCTTTGCTTATCGGTCTGATTTATATGTTGATGAAAAGAATTATCACTTGGCACATACCGGGATCTATTTTCATTACAGTTACTGTTTTCTCCGGAATCATGTATTTAGTGAATCCTCAGATCTATGTATCACCTGTAACCCAATTGCTTTCGGGTGGACTGATGTTGGGTGCTATATTTATGGCAACAGACTATGTCACTTCACCTATGACGAATAAAGGAATGCTTATCTATGGAGTTTGTATTGGCCTTCTGACAGTTATTATTCGTCTTTTTGGAGCCTATCCCGAAGGAATGTCATTTGCCATTCTTATTATGAACGCCTTCACTCCGTTAATTAATACATATTGCAAACCTAAACGCTTTGGGGAGGTGGCAAAGAAGAAATGA
- a CDS encoding RnfABCDGE type electron transport complex subunit G gives MKKLESSLKNMLLVLTGVTALSVALLAYVNELTKEPIADANAKALNEALKSVVPSFTNNPVAECDTIFSEKDGKKIVDFIVYPAKDGEKVVGTAVESKSLGFGGELKVLVGFDAEGKIYNYSLLAHSETPGLGSKAADWFKEGGKGSIKGMNPGEKPLAVSKDGGEVDAITASTITSRAFLKAVNAAYEAYKGNGSTNATSGATQHVEHTDSVSAN, from the coding sequence ATGAAAAAGCTAGAATCATCTCTAAAGAATATGTTGCTGGTACTCACAGGAGTAACAGCTTTATCGGTTGCTCTGTTGGCCTATGTGAATGAATTGACCAAAGAGCCAATCGCAGATGCTAACGCTAAAGCGCTAAATGAAGCATTAAAGAGTGTAGTACCATCGTTTACTAATAATCCGGTGGCTGAGTGTGATACCATTTTTAGTGAAAAAGACGGTAAGAAGATTGTCGATTTCATTGTGTATCCGGCTAAAGATGGAGAAAAAGTTGTTGGTACTGCAGTAGAATCAAAATCACTTGGTTTTGGTGGAGAGCTGAAGGTGCTTGTTGGTTTTGATGCCGAAGGGAAAATCTATAACTACTCTTTATTGGCACATTCTGAAACTCCGGGCTTGGGTTCAAAAGCTGCCGATTGGTTTAAGGAAGGTGGCAAGGGAAGTATCAAAGGAATGAATCCGGGTGAAAAGCCTCTGGCAGTAAGCAAAGATGGTGGTGAGGTAGATGCAATTACCGCATCAACTATCACATCCAGAGCCTTCTTGAAAGCAGTGAATGCCGCTTATGAGGCTTATAAAGGAAATGGCTCTACTAACGCCACTTCAGGTGCTACACAACATGTTGAACACACTGATTCTGTCAGTGCTAATTAA
- a CDS encoding electron transport complex subunit E, which produces MNNFKVLMNGIVKENPTFVLLLGMCPTLGTTSSAINGMGMGLATAFVLICSNVVISSIKNLIPDMVRIPAFVVVIASFVTLLQMVMQAYVPALYATLGLFIPLIVVNCILLGRAEAFAAKNNPLVSLFDGVGMGLGFTIALTLLGAIRELLGTGKVFNLIIFPEGYGMLVFVLAPGAFIALGYLIALINRLKKA; this is translated from the coding sequence ATGAATAATTTTAAAGTATTGATGAACGGGATTGTGAAAGAGAATCCCACGTTTGTGCTCCTGCTTGGTATGTGTCCCACTTTAGGAACGACCTCTTCTGCCATTAACGGTATGGGAATGGGGCTTGCTACAGCATTTGTGCTTATTTGCTCTAATGTGGTAATATCAAGCATCAAGAATTTGATTCCTGATATGGTGCGCATTCCCGCATTTGTAGTCGTTATAGCTTCATTTGTAACTTTGTTGCAGATGGTTATGCAAGCTTATGTGCCCGCTCTTTATGCCACTTTGGGGTTATTTATCCCATTGATTGTTGTAAACTGTATTTTGCTGGGCCGTGCTGAAGCTTTTGCTGCTAAAAATAATCCATTGGTTTCTTTGTTTGATGGTGTCGGAATGGGATTGGGTTTTACTATTGCACTAACGCTTTTGGGAGCTATTCGCGAACTACTAGGCACCGGAAAAGTCTTCAATCTCATTATTTTCCCCGAAGGATATGGTATGCTTGTTTTCGTTCTTGCACCGGGTGCTTTTATTGCACTTGGTTACCTTATTGCTTTAATTAATCGCTTGAAGAAAGCCTAA
- the rsxA gene encoding electron transport complex subunit RsxA, with translation MEYILIFISAIFVNNIVLSQFLGICPFLGVSKKVETALGMGAAVAFVLTIATIVTFLIQKFVLDAFGLQYLQTITFILVIAALVQMVEIILKKVSPALYQALGVFLPLITTNCCILGVAILVIQKDFNLLTGVVYAFSTALGFGLALVIFAGLREQMSLVKIPKGMEGTPIALITAGLLAMAFMGFSGVV, from the coding sequence ATGGAATATATATTGATATTCATTTCGGCAATTTTTGTGAATAACATTGTGTTGTCTCAGTTCCTAGGCATTTGCCCCTTCCTGGGAGTGTCTAAGAAGGTAGAAACAGCACTAGGCATGGGTGCTGCGGTTGCTTTTGTATTAACAATAGCTACCATCGTAACATTCCTGATACAAAAGTTTGTTCTCGATGCCTTTGGTCTGCAATATTTGCAAACGATTACTTTTATCCTTGTTATTGCTGCCTTGGTACAGATGGTAGAGATTATCCTAAAGAAAGTTTCTCCCGCACTTTATCAGGCACTAGGGGTCTTTCTTCCGTTGATCACAACTAACTGCTGCATTCTTGGGGTGGCCATTCTGGTTATTCAAAAAGACTTCAATTTGCTTACAGGCGTAGTTTATGCTTTCTCCACTGCATTAGGTTTTGGATTGGCCTTGGTTATTTTTGCGGGACTTCGTGAACAGATGAGCTTGGTGAAGATACCTAAAGGGATGGAAGGCACGCCAATAGCACTCATTACAGCAGGTCTTCTTGCCATGGCATTTATGGGATTCTCCGGCGTTGTATAA